Within the Corynebacterium afermentans subsp. lipophilum genome, the region CGGGTCACGCCGTCGTAGAGGTCGGAGCGGAAGGTGGTGATTTCCACGGTTTCGCCGCGGCGGATGGCGGAGACGGTGCCGAACTCGATGCCGGTGTCCCACACCTTCTCGCCCCACTCGCCCAGGATCTCCTGGATCACCTCGGGGCGCGCGGAGGTGGTGAAGTCGAGGTCGTGCACCCCGCGGCCGAGCATCGCGTCGCGCACCGAGCCGCCTACCATATATAAGGTCTCGCCGCGGCCGGAAAACAGTTGCGCGAGGGGCTCAAGCAGAGCAGCATGCTTGGCCACGACATCCTGCGCCCTCGCCATCAGCGCAGGGGCGGCAAGCGGGTCGGTCGGGTCTGGCATATCGAAGAGCTTCTGCGTCACCCGGGACACGATACCCGCCACCCCCGCGCGGGAAGTACCACAACCGGCCGAAAGACCGATACCATGACACGAATGAGTGACAACCAGCGCCCGGTACCGGGGCCCTCTAACGGCAAGGGGGGCTCCGGCGGCGGTAAGCGCCGGCCGCGGCGCCGGCGCGGGGGCAAACCCGCCGAGCAGCAACAGCAGCCGGGAGACAAACCGAAGCGGAAGCGGAATAACCGCCGCGGAAAGAACTCCCGCGGCGGCCGCAAGCAGCACAATCGTCGAAGGTCGAAGTACCAGCAGCACGATTCGTCGATAGAAACGCGCGACGAGACCTCCGCCGGCGGCCTTGTGGTCTCCGGCATGGCTGAGGCCGTGGGCAAGGACGGCAAGGTGGACATGAGCCGCATCTACGTCGCGCTCATCGGCCGCTTGGACCGCCGCGGGCGGCTGTTGTGGTCCATGCCGAAAGGCCACGTGGAAAACGGCGAGCACCAGTGGGTCACCGCCGAGCGCGAGGTGTGGGAGGAAACCGGCATCACCGGAGAGGCCTTCGACACCCTGGGCACGATCGACTACTGGTTTGTCTCCGACGGCGTGCGCATTCACAAGACGGTGCACCACAACCTCCTGCGCTACGTCGACGGCGTGTTCAACGACGAGGACCCGGAGGTCACCGAGGTGGCGTGGGTGCCCATGAGCGACCTGATGGAGCACCTCGCGTACGCCGATGAGCGCAAGCTCGCCCGCATCGCCTACGACCGGATGCCGGACTTGGCCAGGAAGGAAAAGAAAGCCGGAAGGGCAACTCCGCGATGAACCGGTACGCCGCGCTGGCTGCCGTCGTGCTCGCCGCCCCCGCCGTGCCGCTGGCGCCGGACAACCCGGAAGTGACGGAGCAGTGGGCGAACCTGACCGTGCGCCCGTCCGAAGGCGAGCAGGCGAGTGTGGAGGTCGTCGAGGCCCCGCACGCCATCTCCGCCCACGATCCGTTTCACGTGAAACTTCGCGTGACCAACCACTCCGAGGACACGCTCGAGGGCTTCAGCGTGGTCCCGCGCCGAGCCTCGGCGGTGGCCTCCGTGATGGAGCAGCGCTATGCAACCATCGCTGGCCAGCAGGAGTATGGGGTGGTGGGGGAGGCGCGTGACGTCGATAGGCAATTGGCCCCAGGCGACTCGCTGGAGCTCGAGATGGACCTGGGCCTCGACCTGCCGGATGTGGGCACGTACCCAATCATGCTGCAGCTTCTCGACGCCTCCGGTGCCCCCCTCGACACCGACCGCTTCCACATGGGCGTCAAGGGCGTCCGGGACGACATCCGGGCCGCGGAGCTGACCGCGCTGTACCCGGTGACCGCGGACGTGGACATCCTGCCCGGCGAGACCGGCGAGGCGCCTGAGACGCAACCGCTGGTGCTGGCGAACGACTCGCTGGCCGGCCAACTCGCGCCCGAGGGGCGGCTGAGCAAGCTGGTGGACCAGTACATCGAGGCGGCCCAGACACCGGAAGTCGGTTACGCCACCTGCGTCGCGCTGGACCCGGCACTGATAGACACCGTGGAGCGCATGCAACACGGCTACACCGTCGACGACGAGCGCCCCGCCGTGGTGGAAGAACCGAAACGGCTGCGCGACTCCTGGGCAGACGAGGGCGACCCCGACGGCGAACCCGGCACCGGCGCGGACGACGCGAAGGTATGGCTGGACAAGGTGCGCCACATCGCCGCCACCGGCTGCACGGTGTCGCTGCCGTGGGCGAACGCGGACTTGAACGCCGTGGCGCGCACCGGCGACAAGTGGCTCATGCGCGAGGCGGTGGAGCGCGGTCCGTTCGTGCTGCAGCGCGTACTCGGCAGCGCCGGCACCCTGAACACCGTGGTCACCGGCGCAGGCTACGTCGAAAACGGCACCGCGCCGGCGCTGGGATGGGCGGACCACTCGCGCTCCACCGTCATGGACGAAGGCATGCAGGCCGCGTGGGAACGCGCCGAAGCGGCCGGGGTGCAGGAAGAACACGACGGGTCTGAAAGCGCCCTGGAGCGCGCAGACATGGCGGATCTCGCCGGGTCGGCCGCACCCGCACCGCAGCAACCAGTGCGCGTGCTGGCCGCCGCGCCAGGTAGGAACTACGGCTGGATCGCGCCGGGAGTGATGACGGTGGGCTACCAGTCCTCCCTGGCCACCGTGCTGGCCGCCGCCGGCGTGGACCCCGAAACCACCGGTTTTTCAGAACAGAACCTGCGCTACAACTACGCGGTGGACTCCAAGGCCGCCCGCGACACCAACGCCGCCGCCGCGGTGCGGCTGGCCGCCCAGTCCGCCTGGGTGGCGGGAGACTCCGGGGAGCAGCCGGAGCCGATCCTGGTCGCCCCGCCCGCGAACTGGGACGCGGACACCGCCGCCACCGTGCTGGGCACCGTGGCCGAGCTGGTCACCGGCGCGGGCGCGCACCCCATGGCGTTTGGCACCTACCTGGACGCGCCAGCTGACGTTCAGCCTGCGGGTGAGCCGGAGGAACACACGGACCCCACCGCGTTCACCGACGCGGAGGTGCTGCAGGTGACCCAGCAGGCCGGGTTCATCAACGACCTGACGGGGCTGATGGTGCCCGACACCGGCATTGCGCTGACCCGCTACGGGTTCACCCTGCCGCTGCGCCGGGACCTGCTGCAGGCGCTGTCCATCGGGCAGCGCCGGGCAATGTCGCGCTACAGCGACGCGGCGGCGGCCACCAGCGAGCGCCTCGGCGCCTCCCGCGCCGCACTGGGAGACCTGCGCTCGGCGGTGGACCTGATCCCGCCCGGGAACGTCTACACGCGCACCTCCAATTCCAGCCCGCTGCTCATCGTGGCCCGCAACGGGTTGCCGCTGCCGGTGGAGACTTCCATCAACTTCTCCGGGCCTGCGGACGCCCGCTTGCACGTGCCCGGGGTGCTGCGCATCCCGGCCCGCGGGTCTGTCACGGTGCAGATGACCGCGGACCTGCCGGAAAGCTCCCGCAGCACGGACCTGAATCTGTACCTGGCGAGCGCGAACGGGCAGCCGATCTCGCAGCCCGTGGACATCTCCGTGCGCACCACGCGGATCACGGTGGGCCGCTGGCTCGCCATCGCCGCGCTGGTTCTGGCCGGGCTGCTGGTGGTCATAGCGTTGCGCGGCGCGCGGGGCAGCCCGCCAAAAGACAGCGACCCAAAACCAGAAGCCAGGAGACCTAAGAATCGGAGAACCAAGTGACGGAACAGGGACTGCGCCGGCGCATTGTCACGCCAGCGCCGCCAGCGCCGGTGCCCGCGCCGCGCGAGACCAAACCGGCGCGCGAGGAGCTCGAGGACGGCGCGCCGGATAAGTCGCTGCTGACCACCAGCCCCAAGGGCGAGACCATCGCCCCGCCGCAAACCGCCGACACCGTAGCCGCGGGCGCAGCGGGCGCCGTCGCTGTCGCCGAGCCCCAGGCCAGCGAGGAGGAGCCCGCCGCCGAGGGCGGGGAGAAGGTCGTGCGCGCCACCGGCTCAATGGCCGTGGCCACCCTGATCTCGCGCATCACCGGGTTCATCCGCACCGTGCTCATCGGCGCGGCGCTCGGAGAGGTAGTGGCGGCGTCCTTCAACACCGCCAACACCCTGCCCAACCTGATCACGGAGATCGTGCTCGGCTCCGTGCTCACCGCCTTGGTGGTGCCGGTGCTGGTGCGCGCGGAGAAGGAGGACGCGGACCACGGCGCCGCGTTCATCCGCCGCCTGTTCACACTGACCCTGACGCTGATGACGGTGGTCACCGTCGCCGCCGTGGCGGCCGCGCCGCTGCTGACCCGGA harbors:
- a CDS encoding NUDIX hydrolase, with amino-acid sequence MLGHDILRPRHQRRGGKRVGRVWHIEELLRHPGHDTRHPRAGSTTTGRKTDTMTRMSDNQRPVPGPSNGKGGSGGGKRRPRRRRGGKPAEQQQQPGDKPKRKRNNRRGKNSRGGRKQHNRRRSKYQQHDSSIETRDETSAGGLVVSGMAEAVGKDGKVDMSRIYVALIGRLDRRGRLLWSMPKGHVENGEHQWVTAEREVWEETGITGEAFDTLGTIDYWFVSDGVRIHKTVHHNLLRYVDGVFNDEDPEVTEVAWVPMSDLMEHLAYADERKLARIAYDRMPDLARKEKKAGRATPR
- a CDS encoding DUF6049 family protein; the encoded protein is MNRYAALAAVVLAAPAVPLAPDNPEVTEQWANLTVRPSEGEQASVEVVEAPHAISAHDPFHVKLRVTNHSEDTLEGFSVVPRRASAVASVMEQRYATIAGQQEYGVVGEARDVDRQLAPGDSLELEMDLGLDLPDVGTYPIMLQLLDASGAPLDTDRFHMGVKGVRDDIRAAELTALYPVTADVDILPGETGEAPETQPLVLANDSLAGQLAPEGRLSKLVDQYIEAAQTPEVGYATCVALDPALIDTVERMQHGYTVDDERPAVVEEPKRLRDSWADEGDPDGEPGTGADDAKVWLDKVRHIAATGCTVSLPWANADLNAVARTGDKWLMREAVERGPFVLQRVLGSAGTLNTVVTGAGYVENGTAPALGWADHSRSTVMDEGMQAAWERAEAAGVQEEHDGSESALERADMADLAGSAAPAPQQPVRVLAAAPGRNYGWIAPGVMTVGYQSSLATVLAAAGVDPETTGFSEQNLRYNYAVDSKAARDTNAAAAVRLAAQSAWVAGDSGEQPEPILVAPPANWDADTAATVLGTVAELVTGAGAHPMAFGTYLDAPADVQPAGEPEEHTDPTAFTDAEVLQVTQQAGFINDLTGLMVPDTGIALTRYGFTLPLRRDLLQALSIGQRRAMSRYSDAAAATSERLGASRAALGDLRSAVDLIPPGNVYTRTSNSSPLLIVARNGLPLPVETSINFSGPADARLHVPGVLRIPARGSVTVQMTADLPESSRSTDLNLYLASANGQPISQPVDISVRTTRITVGRWLAIAALVLAGLLVVIALRGARGSPPKDSDPKPEARRPKNRRTK